Proteins co-encoded in one Longimicrobium sp. genomic window:
- a CDS encoding S41 family peptidase has protein sequence GETTFGKGLVQDIFRLEGGWALKLTTGRWYTPSGRTIQRPRRLTPEGRLVEIPTDSVADRPVFRSDAGRVVYGGGGITPDLHIEADTLASAERALAVVLGARASEFNAAVQEMAVDRAPGLGEGFRATPEWRADLYRRLEKRGVTVPLPAWNAGAALIDRVIEDRVSGYAFGDAAAFRRGIARDAQLQAALRVLRGAATQSEALSRVPTGAPAQPTGA, from the coding sequence CGGCGAGACCACCTTCGGCAAGGGGCTGGTGCAGGACATCTTCCGGCTGGAGGGCGGCTGGGCGCTCAAGCTCACCACCGGCCGCTGGTACACGCCCAGCGGGCGCACCATCCAGCGCCCGCGCCGCCTGACGCCCGAGGGGCGGCTGGTGGAAATCCCCACGGACTCCGTGGCCGACCGCCCCGTCTTCCGTTCCGACGCGGGGCGCGTGGTGTACGGCGGCGGCGGGATCACCCCCGACCTGCACATCGAGGCCGACACCCTGGCCAGCGCCGAGCGCGCGCTGGCCGTGGTGCTGGGCGCCCGCGCGAGCGAGTTCAACGCCGCCGTGCAGGAGATGGCCGTGGACCGCGCCCCGGGGCTGGGCGAAGGCTTCCGCGCTACCCCCGAGTGGCGCGCGGACCTGTACCGCCGGCTGGAAAAGCGCGGGGTGACGGTTCCCCTGCCGGCGTGGAACGCGGGCGCCGCGCTGATCGACCGCGTCATCGAGGACCGTGTTTCCGGCTACGCCTTCGGCGACGCGGCGGCGTTCCGGCGGGGCATCGCCCGCGACGCGCAGCTGCAGGCGGCGCTCCGGGTCCTGCGCGGCGCGGCCACCCAGTCCGAAGCGCTTTCCCGCGTGCCCACTGGCGCGCCCGCCCAGCCCACGGGCGCCTGA